The proteins below are encoded in one region of Halichoerus grypus chromosome X, mHalGry1.hap1.1, whole genome shotgun sequence:
- the COX7B gene encoding cytochrome c oxidase subunit 7B, mitochondrial, with product MFPIARSALSRLRVQSIPQTMARQSHQKRTPDFHDKYGNAVLASGATFCIAVWAYTATQIGIEWNLSPVGRVTPKEWRDQ from the exons ATGTTTCCCATAGCCAGAAGCGCTCTAAGTCGTCTCCGAG ttcaaaGCATTCCACAAACAATGGCAAGGCAGAGCCACCAGAAAAGGACACCTGATTTCCATGACAAATATGGTAATGCCGTACTAGCTAGTGGAGCCACTTTCTGTATTGCTGTATGGGCATAT ACAGCAACACAAATTGGAATAGAATGGAACCTGTCCCCTGTTGGCAGAGTCACCCCAAAGGAATGGAGAGATCAGTAA